A segment of the Fusobacterium ulcerans genome:
CATAAATTTGAAGTTTCTGTTTCTACTCCCCAAAAGAATTTATATCTTTCACTATAAAAATGAGTTATCAATATATCAGCTACTTTTTTCATGTCTTTCTTCCAAATATCTTTGTATGGCTGAGGCAGTGTTGGTGTAAGCATTACTATGTAAGCATAAAGCTGATCTAATTGAGCTACTATCTGCACTTCTGGATCTTTTGTATGTTTAGGATACCAAGTAAAATATCCACGCCCATCATCTAAATAGACACTAAATATATAATCTTTAAGCTGAATTATTTTATGAAGTACTCCAACATCATGAGTTAAGAAATAATACATTCCTAATCCTGTAATTCCATAAGCAAGGTCCTGACTAGTATGTTCATATCTCTCTGCTCCCCATTCTCCTGTTTCTATATTTTTTTAGTAAACATTCCGTAATTTCCATCTATTGCATCTATTAATGCTAAAGTACCTTTTCTGCATAATTTCAGATACTCAGGTTTCCCAGTCATATGAAAGGCTATACCATAGGCGTATGTCTGACGTGAATGTGCTCTTATAAAATTATATTCTGTTTCTATCCTTCAGTTATTTTATCTTTTAAAGCTTCTTTAAATTCTTCTGGCCATTCTTCTTGATTCTTCGAAAGAACTTCTCCTTTATTTGTACGATATGTTGGAAATAAATCATCTTTTAATTCTACAGCATCTGGAAGAGTCCAAAATTTCATTAAATCATTTTCTAAATGGTTAAGCCATACTTCTGGACCTAAAGCATTTTCTATTAACTCTTTTGTTTTTTCAGCCATTATTTTTCTCCTTTTAAAATATTATACTTCTACATGCTATTGTATTACTCTATTTCCATTTATTTGTCAATGCCTATAAAAAATAATCTTTGAATAATATTATTTTTGAAATAAAATCCAATAAATTATGCTATATTATAAACTTATAAAAAAAAGAACAGCTAAAGCTGTTAAAGCTTTTAACTGTTCCATTTTATATAATTATTAGATTTTACTTACATCAAATACATCTAGCTTGTCTTCTTCTATATGTCCATCCTGCATTCTAAGAATAGCATTAATTGTATCAAGAGCTGTTAATACATCCACTCCATACTCTATTGCTGTTCTTCTCATTTTAAATCCATCTCTTTGAGCGTCATTTGCTTTTGTTGGTGTATTTATTAATAGATCTACTTCTCTATTTTTTAATACATCTGAAATGTTTGGCGATGGTTCATCTATTTTATTTACTACTGTTGCTTCTACTCCATTTTCTGCTAGGAATTTTTGTGTTCCACTTGTTGCAAACAAGATTGATCCATGTGCAATTAAGCTCTTAGCAATTGGTAAAAATTCATCTTTATCTTTATCTCTGATAGTTACCAGTATTTTTCTGTCTTTGATAAGGTGCACTCTGTTAGCTCCAAGCAGTCCTTTATAGATAGCTTCATCTACATTGTTTCCTACTCCCAGTACCTCTCCTGTTGATCTCATTTCTGGTCCTAATGATACCTCTACACTTGATAGTTTTTCTGTTGAGAATACTGGTACTTTTACTGCTACTACATTTGGCTTCTTGTAGATTCCTGTTCCATATGCCATATCTTTTAATTTTTCTCCAAGTGCTACTCTTGTTGCTATTTCAATAGCTGGTACTCCTGATACTTTTGAGATATATGGAACTGTTCTTGATGATCTTGGGTTTACTTCTATTACATAAAGTTTATTTTCATATGCGATAAACTGAATATTCATCATACCTTTTACTTCAAGAGCTTTTGCTATTCTCTTAGTTATTTCTAAAAGTTCAGCTTCAGTTCCTTCATATAAATTTTGCTGTGGATAAATAGTGATTGAGTCTCCTGAGTGAACTCCAGCTCTTTCTAAATGCTCCATTACTCCCGGTATTAAGATATCCTCTCCATCACAGATAGCATCTACTTCTAATTCGATTCCATTTAGATATTTATCTATCAACACTGGATTTGATGGATCTCTGTCAAATGATGCTTCTAGGTATTTTACCAGATTATATTCATCGTGACATATTTCCATTCCCTGTCCACCTAGTACATATGATGGTCTTACCAGCACTGGATAGTTTATTTCATTTGCTATTTCTATTCCATGCTCTACATCCCATACTGCTCTTCCTTTTGGTCTAGCAATATCAAGCTCTTCCATCATTTCTTCGAATCTTTCTCTGTCTTCTGCTTCATCTATTTTATCTGCACTTGTTCCTATTACTTTGATTCCTCTATCGCTCAAATCATTTGCTAATTTGATTGCTGTCTGTCCTCCAAATTGAAGTATTACTCCCTCTGGTTTCTCTTTTTCAAGGATATTCATTATATCTTCTGTTACTAATGGTTCAAAGTATAGTTTGTCTGCTGTTGAGAAGTCTGTTGATACTGTCTCTGGGTTATTGTTTATTATGATACTTTCTATTCCTAGCTTCTTTAATGTTTTTACTGCATGAACTGTACAGTAGTCAAATTCTATTCCCTGCCCAATTCTTATCGGTCCTGATCCTATTACCACTATTTTTCTCTTGTTAGATACTTCTACCTCATCATATTGATCATATGTTGAATAGAAATATGATGAATCAGCTGCAAATTCTCCAGCACAAGTATCAACCATTTTATATACTGGCTCTATGTGGAAATATTTTCTTTTTCTTTCAATATCTTTTTCAGTAACTCCCATTAAAGACGCAATTCCTTTGTCTGAGAATCCTTTCTTTTTAAGATTTCTTAAATATGTTTCATCTAAATTTTTAAATTCTGTATCTTTTAAAATTTCTTCCTGTTTAACAATCCATTCGATTTTCTCCATGAAGAATTTATCTATTCCAGTAATTTTCTGTAATTTTTCTTTGATGTATCCTCTTCTAAGCATTTCTGCCACTATGAAGATTCTCTCATCATCTGGTTTTACAACTGCTGCTTTTAATTCTTCCATAGTCATTTTTTGAGCTACTGGATGCTCTAAGTTGTATCTTCCTATTTCAAGTGATCTGATACCTTTCAGGAACGCTGCTTCAAAGTTATTTCCTATTGCCATAACTTCCCCTGTTGCCATCATTTTTGTACCAAGTTTTTTATCAGCCTTTTTAAATTTATCAAACGGCCATTTAGGTATTTTTACAACTATATAGTCAAGAGCTGGCTCAAAACAAGCAAAAGTTTTTCCAGTTACTTCATTTTTTACTTCATCTAACAGGTATCCTAGAGATAATCTTGTAGCTACCCTTGCAATAGGATATCCTGTTGCTTTAGAAGCTAGTGCTGATGATCTTGATACTCTTGGGTTGATCTCTATTATTGCATATTCAAATGATTTTGGGTGAAGAGAGAACTGTACATTGCATCCTCCAATAACTCCAATTTCATTTACTATTTTAATAGCAGAAGTTCTAAGCATTTGATATTCTCTATCTGATAAAGTTTGAGAAGGAGCAACAACTATTGAGTCTCCTGTATGGATTCCTACTGGGTCAATATTTTCCATATTACATACTGTAATACAGTTTCCATCTTTATCTCTTATTACTTCATACTCTATCTCTTTCCAACCAAGGATAGATTTTTCAATAAGTACCTGTTTTACTCTAGACAGAGCCAGTCCTTTCATAAGGATATCTTCAAGCTCTTTTGGATTATATGCAAATCCTCCACCAGTTCCTCCCAATGTATAAGCAGGTCTTACTACTACTGGATACCCTATTTCTCTAGCTACTTTAAATCCGTCTTCAAGGTTTTCTACTATTTTACTTTGAATAATAGGTTCTCCTATTTTTTCCATAGCTTCTCTGAATAGTTCTCTGTCTTCTCCTCTTTTGATAGATTCGATAGGAGTTCCGATTACTTTTACTCCATATTTTTCAAGAATACCTTTTTCAGATAACTCAACAGCCATATTTAATGCTGTCTGTCCTCCCATTCCAGCAAGAATAGAGTCTGGTCTCTCTTTAGCTATTACTTTTTCAACAAAGTCTGCTGTGATTGGTTCTATATATATTCTGTCTGCTACTGCTTTATCTGTCATTATTGTTGCTGGGTTAGAGTTGATCAGTACAACTTCTATCCCCTCTTTTTTCAGAGTCTCACAAGCCTGAGTTCCTGAATAGTCAAACTCTGCTGCCTGTCCTATTATGATTGGTCCTGAACCTATAACTAATGTCTTTTTTATAGACTTATCTAACATTTTATTCCTCCCTCAAACTTTAAATTAACCTTCTATAACTTGTAAGAAATCATCAAACAGATAATCAGAATCAGATGGTCCAGGCCAAGCTTCTGGATGGTACTGTACACACATTATTTTCAATTCGCTGCTTTTCATTCCCTCAATAGAATTATCGTTCAGGTTTATATGAGTTACTTTCATAGCCTCTGGTACATTATCCACTACATAACCATGGTTTTGTGAAGTTATGAATATCTTATTTTTCTCTAAATCTTTAACTGGATGATTGCATCCTCTGTGACCATATTTTAATTTAGTAGTAGATCCTCCAAGTGCCCATGCCAGAAGCTGATGTCCAAGACATATTGCAACTATTGGAAGTTTTCCTATCATTTTCTTTATTTCATTTATTACTTCTGTAAGATCAGCTGGGTCTCCTGGTCCATTTGAAAGGAACAATCCATCAAGATCATATTTCATTATCTCTTCAGCAGTTGTGTTCCAAGGGAAAACTACCATATGGCAATCTCTCTTTTTAAAACTTCTAAGGATATTTCTTTTGATTCCAAAATCCATTACCCCTATTCTTTTTCCAGTACCTGGTATTTCATATATCTCTTTTGTACTTACTTTGCTCACTGCATCTTTGTTGCAGAATTTTTCAAAATGTTCATCTATCTCTTTTTGAGTCAGGTCTTGAGAAGTGATTATAGCTCTCATAGCTCCCTCTTCTCTTATTATCTTTGTAAGCTGTCTTGTATCTACACCTTTGAATGCCACAACTTTATTTTGTCTTAAGAATCCATCTAAAGTCATCTCACATCTAAAATTATTTGGAAGTTTTGCATCTTCTTTAATAACAAACCCTTTTAAATGTATTTTAGAAGACTCCATGTCCTCTAGATTTATTCCATAATTTCCTATCATAGGATATGTCATTACTACTATCTGCCCACAATAAGAAGGATCTGTTAAAAGCTCCTGGTACCCTGTCATTCCTGTATTAAAAACAAGTTCTCCAACAGTTTCCCCTAACTCTCCAAAAATCTTTCCTTCAAAACTCATACCATTTTCAAGAATAAGCTTTCCTTTCATTTGACCTCCTGTAATTTAAAAGTTTTCCTAAAAAAAAAGATACAACAGTTTGTCATATCTTTTCTTAAGATAAATATATGTGAATTAATTTTAAAGACAATATTCCCGTAAAAACTTTAGAAATAAATGTAAAAGAGCAGAAAATAGAATCCTTTATCTTCTTTAATGATAAATTTTTTATTCCTTCCATTCCTTTACCTCCTTTTTTTTACTAAAAGAAAGTATATCTATTTTTTCAAATTATGTCAAGAATTTTTTGATAATATCCCCTTTTAATTTTTTTTTTGATCTTTTTTTATACATTTTTCATAAAATATTAAAAAAATATAAATTTTTTTAGTTTCTCGTATTGACTATTAGCCATTTATGTGATAATAAGATATCGGGAGGTGCATCATGGATTTTATAATTATCACAAATAACAACAAGGTTTATAATTTTTACAAAGAAACAAATGATGTTTTTTATTTTCAAAAAAAAGATTTCCTAGATCTTTTAGAGATAGTGAAAGAGGAAATATATAAAGGACATAAACTTCTTTCTGATCCTATCATGTATAATCTAGAAAATTCTGAGAATCCATATAAATCTATTGCTGTCTCTAAAGACACTTTTTCAGATGATGGAACTCAAAAAAAATTAATAGATGGAGTAATTAGTATAGCTAGAAAAATTCCAAACAGAAAAAATTTCTCTGAATTTTCTGAAACTACTTTAGAAGAATTTAGATTTATTGACTTAAATCTTCTAACTGATGGAACTAAATCTTTTAGCTACTAATCTCTTGGAGGTGGACTGTGGTTCAATTTTATTTTAAAAGAATCCTTGAAAAAATAAATTTCAATTTCATTCCTGTTTTTGATTTAAAAGATGATTCTATTTATGGTTACAAAATTATAAAAGATTTTTCTGTAATAGGGTTCAATGACAAAGATCTTATGTATCAAATGGCCTTTGAAGATGATACATTTGAAACTCTTGTCTTAAAGCTTCTTGAAAAGTCATTTCAAATGGCTATTGAGAATAACTGCATAGATAAGAAGCTTTTTTATACTTTAAGATTGAATTATGTCCTGGACAATAGTATATTCTTTGACAGAATACACACACTGGTATCATCACTTAAACTCAATGAAAATAATATTATCTTTGACATAAAAGGAATAACAGATTGGGAAAAGTTTTATGAAGAAACTAAAAATTGTAAATTTGAATATCTTAAACTTTATAAAGAGGATAGAGGTATCCCCATCAATTTAAACAGAGTTGCACAAGAAAAACCAGAACTTATTGAAATCAGAGATACTCAAAATTTTATGCACATAGGTGAATATATTGATAATGATATCAAGATAATTTTTAATACAAATACTGACCCTTCTTTTACAAAAGAAGATTTGAAAAAAATAGGAGCAGACTACTATTATTATTTTAATAAAAATAAACAATTTGATGAAACTGAGTCATAATATGAATCTAAATAAAAGAGCCTAATCCAAGAAGTTATTATCTTTTAATAACTGGTGGATCAGGCTTTTTTTATTTTCTATCTGCTTTTTATCTTTTCTCTAGATTTTATCTTCTACCCATTTTACAAGGCTCTCTCTTGTTTTTTCTACAATCTCATCATAATTTAATCCTTCAGGTGATACTTTCTCAAAGAATTTAACTTCTATCTTAGAAGCCTTAGGAAATTTAGTATTTGCAGGGAAAGCTTCAAATGCTCCTCTTATTCCAAAAGGTACAACTGGTATATCCAACTCTTTTGCCAAAATAGCAAATGCCTTTTTAAATTCCAGCATCTTTCCATCTCTTGTTCTTGCTCCTTCTGGGAATATAACAACGCTCTTTCCATCTTTCAATACTTTAGCCATTGTCTGAAGTACCTCTCCAAGATTTTTATTGATATCTACCAGAATAACATTTGAATTTTCTCCAAGTTTTCTCATATATCCCTTAGAAAAATGCTTTACTTTTGCAAGATAATAAATGTTTCTAAGTATTTTTGATGGAACTGAATGATTAAATATAAAAGCATCCAAAAGACTTTGGTGATTTCCTGCATAAATAACTGGTTCTGATGTCAGATTTTCCATTCCGCTTTTTTGTACTCTAAAATACAATTTGAAAGGAAGCCATGTCAGTAATTTTCCCATCATTGTTACTATATTTGACTTAGGAAGATCAGCCTCTATATCCTTATTCAGATAATCTTTCCAGTTGATTTCCTCTATCTTTTCATCGCTTCTATTTTCTTTTACAAATTCAGCCAGTTTCTCTACAGTTGGATTATCAAGAATTATGTTCTCTGCTCCCTTTACTCCAAAATTACTTTCCAAATAAGTCAAAAGTTCAACCATATCTAAAGAATCCATACCTAAATCCAGTTCTATATGAGCTGATGGCGAAACTGGTCTGTTCTTAGTCTTTACCAGATAATCTTTTAAAAGAGTATATTCTTCATATTTAGGCTCTTCTATATGAATATTTTCTGTTTCCTTCTCTTTCAGCATATCAGGTATCATAAATCTTCTTATCTTACCTATTTTTGTTTTAGGCATCTCTTCCTGTACTATTCTTATATCTAGTATTTTTCTATAATTAGGAGCTTTTCCATTGTATGAATCAATAACTCCCCATTTCAGTGTTTCTTTTATGTTTGTTACTTTTTCATCATATATTTTCTGAAAGTTAGGATATATAACTGCTGTAAGCACTGAATCTATTTCAGAAATTACTATCTCCTGAATAAGATTAGTCTTACTCATTATCTGCTGTTCTATCTCAATTGGATTGATATTTTTTCCATTTGATAAAACTATCATCTCTTTTTTTCTTCCTGTTACATATAGGAATCCATCTCTAATTTCTCCAAGGTCCCCTGTATGTATCCATCCTTCACTGTCAATAGTTTCAGCAGTTTCTTCTGGTTTATTGTAATATCCTTTCATTACATTTCTACCTCTGGCAATAATTTCTCCATCTTCTGCTATTTTAGCTTCTATTCCAGGAAGTATTCTTCCAGCTGATCCGGGTCTTATCTCATCTAGTGGTGTAAATGAGATCATTGGAGCTGTTTCTGTCATCCCATACCCTTCACATACTTTTAATCCCAGTGTAAGAAAATCTCTTGATACTCTTGGGTCAAGCTTAGATCCCCCTGATACAAAAAATCTTACATTTCCACCAAAATTATCATGGACTTTTTTAAATATTTTTCTGCTGAAAGAGATGCTGTTTATTTTTTCACATAATTTAAAAATAAGCTTTGTTGCCTTACCAGCATTTATTTTTTCCATTATTTTCTGATGAAGCATTTCCCATAATCTTGGAACTCCTATCATCATAGTTACTTTATAAGTCTGAAAAGCATCTACCATAGACTGAGAAGACATCTCTTTAAGGAATATTATTGTTGCTCCCTTAGCCAGAGGTACTACCCCTGATCCCAGTAATGGAAATATATGATGCATAGGAAGAAGTGCCAGAACAATATCTTCTTTCACAAACATTTTATATTTGTCCAGTCCTTCTATATTCACAAGTATGTTATCAAATTTAAGCATTACTCCTTTAGGTTTTCCAGTAGTACCTGAAGTATACAGCATCAAAGCAATATTTTCCGGCTCTGGTGAATTAAGAACAAGTTCTTCTGTTATCTCATGATCTTCAACATCATCTACAACCACTATTTTTAAATCTTTTTTTGCTGCTTCAAGAGCTTTTTTTACATTTGAAAGATTATTTTGTGATGTATAGATATATTTCGAATCAGAATCTTCTATATAATATACAAGTTCCTCCCCTGATAAACTTGAATCAAGACACACACATGTTCCTGATTTGTCCCATACTCCTAGGAAAGAGTAAAGAAGTTCAGGTCTGTTTTCCATATATATTATAACTCTGTCCTCTTTTTCTATTAATACTTGTGAAGAAAAAATCTTAGCTTTAGTTATCATTTCTTTATAACTTATATTTCTTCCTTCGTATATTATCGCTGTCTTATTATAATCTCTTACAAATTCCAACTTATCCCCCTAAATATTTTAATCGTTTAGTGCAATTATAGCATATTTTATAATTTTAGACAATTAGAACAGTACCCCTCACCTATTCTAAATATTTGTTATTTCAATATTTAAAATCATTATTTTACTAAAAACACTAAATAATGAACTTATTCTTATTTCTTTTGCATCTCTTAAATATTCTGGGACAAACACTTTTATCCCCTCTGCTTCTTTTTCTATATATTTTATCTCTTTTTGAGAAATATTATTTGTATCTTTTATAAATTCACCCTGAATTATATCTTGGCATCCTGCTCATCCAAAACTTTGAATTTCTTTTTTCAAAATTATTCCTTTAAAATTATTTTTCTTCATATATTTTATAACTTTTTCTTTTATTTCTATCAAATTTTTCCTCCTTTTAAAATTTAGTATTTTCTTAAATTTTATCACATTTTTGTATTAATTCAATATAAAGAATATGTATAAAAATCAATAATTGGAAATAAAATTTCATTTTTACGATATATAAAATTTTATTATTCAAATAAAGGGTTTACATATCTTTAAATATGTATTATAATTAACTGTTAATACTTTATAACTTTAAAGGAGAATGTGATGGGAAGATTAGTTGGAACTATTTCTAGAGGACTTCGTGCACCTATTATTCATCAAGGTGACAAAATTGAAGATTTCGTAGTTGATGCAGTGTTAGCTGCTGTTGAAAGCGATGGTATAACATTAAGAGACAAGGACATTGTTGCGGTTACAGAATCTATAGTTGCCAGAGCTCAAGGAAACTATGCTACTATTGATGATATTGCAGCAGATGTAAAAAATAAATATGGAGATAATGCTATTGGTGTTATTTTTCCAATTTTAAGCCGTAACAGATTTTCTGTATGCTTGAAAGGAATAGCTAAAGGAGCAAAAAAAATTATTCTTATGTTCAGTTATCCATCTGATGAAGTTGGAAACCATTTTATTGATATGGAGCTTTTAGATGAAAAAGGTGTAAATCCTTGGAGTGATATTCTTAGTGAAGCTGAATTTACTGAGAAATTTGGAAAGCCTCTTCATGAATTTACTGGAGTAAATTACATTGAGTACTATTCTGATTTAATAAGAGAGCAGGGAGCAGAGGTTGAAGTAATATTTGCTAACAATCCTACTGCAATTTTAAATTATACTGACTGTGTTTTAAACTGTGATATCCATACTCGTTTCAGAACTAAAAAATTATTAAAAAAAGCTGGAGCTAAAATAGTATTTGGTATGGATGAAATACTTACTTCTTCTAGAAATGGAAGCGGATATAATGAGGATTACGGGCTGTTAGGTTCTAATAAAGCTACTGAAGATACTATAAAACTTTTCCCTCGTGATTGTAAAGATACAGTTCTTAATATCCAAAAAATGTTTTTAGAAAAAACTGGAAAAGCTATAGAAGTTATGGTATATGGAGACGGAGCATTTAAAGATCCAGTTGGAAAAATATGGGAACTTGCTGACCCAGTAGTTTCTCCGGGATATACTTCTGGATTAGAAGGAACTCCTAATGAAATAAAATTAAAATATCTTGCTGATAATGATCTTGCTGGACTTACAGGAGAAGAATTAAACAAAGCTGTTGCTGAAGCAATAAAAAATAAAGATTCTGATCTTAAAGGGCAAATGATAACTCAAGGTACTACTCCTAGAAGACTTACAGATCTTATAGGATCACTATGTGACCTTACTTCTGGAAGTGGAGATAAGGGAACTCCTATTATCTTAATTCAAGGATATTTTGACAACTACATAGATAACTAATTATTAAAATAAAAGAGATTGACTGGAAAGTATTTTTACTTAACAGTTCAATCTCTTTTTTAATTAATATTTTATTTTGTCAGCGTTTTATTTTATAAGCCACAATTCTATTTCATCTTTGCTTTTTTCTACTATCTCTTCTACTGTAAGACCTTCTGGCATTACTTTATCAAAGAATTTTATAGTTATTGGTGACATGCTGGGAATTCTCTGTCCATAAGGCATAGCTTCATATGCTCCTTTTATTCCAAATGGAACAACTGGTATATTCAATTCTTTAGAAAGAATAGCAAAAGTCTTTTTGAAATCCTGTATCTCTCCATCTCTTGTTCTTGCTCCTTCTGGGAATATAACAAGATTTTTTCCTTCTTTCAATACCTTAGCACTTACCTGCAAAGTTTCTTTTAAATTTTTATTAATATCTATAATAAGTACATTTCCTCTTTCAGCCAGATATTTTCTCAAAGGAGTACCAAAGTGAACTATTGTTCCAAGATAATATGTATCTCCCATTTTAGCAGATGATATTGCCTGATTAAAAATAAGAGCATCTAGGAAACTTTGATGGTTTCCTACATATATTGTCGGTTCTGAAAGTATTTTATCCTGCCCCTCTTTTTTCAGGCTGAAGTATATGCTGAAGAACGGCTTAAATATAAATCTTATTAACTTTCCTACCCATGCTGATTTAGGAAGTTCTATATTTGTATCTTGGCTGAGGATAGTTTTCCAGTCCACTTCATTGTCACTGAATTCTCCTCCTCTTTCCTTAACAAATTTAGCCATATCCAATACATTTTTTATATCAGTAAATTCTTCTTCTGTTATTTTTATTCCAAAACTCATTTCTATAAAGGACAATATCTCTACTATATCCAATGAATCAAGTCCTAAATCAAGCTCTAAGTGAGCATCAGGTGTAACTTCTACATTGTAGTTCTTCTCCATATAATCTTTTAAAGTTTCATATTCAGCTTTAAATTCTTGTGGAATTACTATCTCTTTTTTTACTTCATGTTTTGAACTATCTTCATTTTCATCTTCTATTGCCTGTCCTGCAAGGAAATCATTCAACATAAATCTTCTTACTTTTCCAAGCTTAGTTTTTGGAAGTTCATCTTTTACAATTTTTATTTCAAGTATTTTTCTATATTTAGGAGCTGTTATATTATATTTATCTATTATCTCCCATTTTAATGTTTCTTTTATATTAGTTATCTTTCTATGTTTTATAAGGTCAAAGTCAGGATACACAACTGCCATCAAATGATTGTTGTACTCCATAACAGCTATCTCTTTTATAAGATCTGTTCCTTTGAATATTTCACTTTCTATATCACTTGGATTGATATTTTTTCCATTAGAAAGAACTATCATCTCTTTTTTTCTTCCAATGATACTTAAATAATTATTTTCTAATTTACCAAGGTCACCTGTGTGGAACCATCCATCAGCATCTATTACTTCAGCTGTTGCTTTAGGATTATTGTAATATCCTTTCATTACATTGGCACCTTTTACCAGAACCTCTCCATCTTCAACTATTTTTACTTCTATATCCGGTATCAGTTCTCCTACTGTTCCGGGCTTTATTCTATCAGGGTTATTAAATGAAATAATTGGAGATGTTTCAGTAAGTCCGTACCCTTCCATCAATGGAAGTCCTAGAGTAAGGTAATCTCTGGCAATTTCAGGATCTAATTTAGCTCCCCCTGATGCCATTACTCTAAGTGAGCCTCCAAGTTCATTATTAACTTTTTTAAAGACTAATCTGCTAAGTGCACGACTGTTTATCTTTTGACATAGCTTGAATAATTTTTTGATTGCCCAGCTTTTATTTATCTGCCCCATTATAGCTTTATGAAGCATTTCCCATACTCTAGGCACCCCAATTATTACAGTTATTTTGTAATCTTTCAAAGCTTTTTTCAAAGCTTCAGAAGACATTTCATCTAATATTACAACTAAAGTTCCAAAGTACATAGTCATCAATAAGTTTATGTTTAATGGAAATATATGGTGATAAGGGAGAATAGCCAGTATTCTATCTGTTTCATCCACCAATTTTATTGCTTTTATAGCATTTATATTAGAAAGAAGGTTTGCATATGTAAGCATTACTCCCTTTGGATTTCCTGTTGTTCCAGAGGTATATAACAAAAGAGCTACATCTTCTACATTATCAATATTCACTTCATAGTCATCAGGTGTAAAATCTTCTGGAACTACTATTTCATCTACATTTATTATCTTTATATCTTTTCCATATTTTTCTTTAGCTTCAACAACATTTTTATAATTCTTATTTGTTGCATAAATATATTGAGGTTCTGCATCTTCAAATACATAAAGAAGCTGCTCTGCTGTATATCCAGCGTCTAAAACAACTCCTATTCCTTTTGAATTCCATACTGAAAATAATGCCTCTATTATTTCAGGTCTGTTTTCTATATATACAACAACTTTATCATCTTTTTTTATTTTCAATAACGTGGAATAATATTTTATCCCTGTTATCAGCTCTTTATATGAATATTCTCTATCCTTGTATATAATAGCTGCCTTCCCTCTATCATGTAAAAAATTCATCTGCTGCCTCCTGTTGTCAGAGATATTTTATAGATTGTCAATCATCTCTTCCAATTGTTTTCTATCTTTATTATTTAAATCTATTCCAGATTTTAATTTTTTCAAAACTTCACTTTCTTGTGCACTCATGCTCTTCTCTAAAACTTTTATAAGCATTTTTACATAAAAATTCATACTCATCTCCTTTTACCCTTTGAGGATATATCCCACTCCTCTTACTGTGTATATTAATTTTTCCTTGTGATCCTTATCTATTTTTCCT
Coding sequences within it:
- a CDS encoding AMP-binding protein, translating into MEFVRDYNKTAIIYEGRNISYKEMITKAKIFSSQVLIEKEDRVIIYMENRPELLYSFLGVWDKSGTCVCLDSSLSGEELVYYIEDSDSKYIYTSQNNLSNVKKALEAAKKDLKIVVVDDVEDHEITEELVLNSPEPENIALMLYTSGTTGKPKGVMLKFDNILVNIEGLDKYKMFVKEDIVLALLPMHHIFPLLGSGVVPLAKGATIIFLKEMSSQSMVDAFQTYKVTMMIGVPRLWEMLHQKIMEKINAGKATKLIFKLCEKINSISFSRKIFKKVHDNFGGNVRFFVSGGSKLDPRVSRDFLTLGLKVCEGYGMTETAPMISFTPLDEIRPGSAGRILPGIEAKIAEDGEIIARGRNVMKGYYNKPEETAETIDSEGWIHTGDLGEIRDGFLYVTGRKKEMIVLSNGKNINPIEIEQQIMSKTNLIQEIVISEIDSVLTAVIYPNFQKIYDEKVTNIKETLKWGVIDSYNGKAPNYRKILDIRIVQEEMPKTKIGKIRRFMIPDMLKEKETENIHIEEPKYEEYTLLKDYLVKTKNRPVSPSAHIELDLGMDSLDMVELLTYLESNFGVKGAENIILDNPTVEKLAEFVKENRSDEKIEEINWKDYLNKDIEADLPKSNIVTMMGKLLTWLPFKLYFRVQKSGMENLTSEPVIYAGNHQSLLDAFIFNHSVPSKILRNIYYLAKVKHFSKGYMRKLGENSNVILVDINKNLGEVLQTMAKVLKDGKSVVIFPEGARTRDGKMLEFKKAFAILAKELDIPVVPFGIRGAFEAFPANTKFPKASKIEVKFFEKVSPEGLNYDEIVEKTRESLVKWVEDKI
- a CDS encoding coenzyme F420-0:L-glutamate ligase, with protein sequence MGRLVGTISRGLRAPIIHQGDKIEDFVVDAVLAAVESDGITLRDKDIVAVTESIVARAQGNYATIDDIAADVKNKYGDNAIGVIFPILSRNRFSVCLKGIAKGAKKIILMFSYPSDEVGNHFIDMELLDEKGVNPWSDILSEAEFTEKFGKPLHEFTGVNYIEYYSDLIREQGAEVEVIFANNPTAILNYTDCVLNCDIHTRFRTKKLLKKAGAKIVFGMDEILTSSRNGSGYNEDYGLLGSNKATEDTIKLFPRDCKDTVLNIQKMFLEKTGKAIEVMVYGDGAFKDPVGKIWELADPVVSPGYTSGLEGTPNEIKLKYLADNDLAGLTGEELNKAVAEAIKNKDSDLKGQMITQGTTPRRLTDLIGSLCDLTSGSGDKGTPIILIQGYFDNYIDN
- a CDS encoding AMP-binding protein codes for the protein MNFLHDRGKAAIIYKDREYSYKELITGIKYYSTLLKIKKDDKVVVYIENRPEIIEALFSVWNSKGIGVVLDAGYTAEQLLYVFEDAEPQYIYATNKNYKNVVEAKEKYGKDIKIINVDEIVVPEDFTPDDYEVNIDNVEDVALLLYTSGTTGNPKGVMLTYANLLSNINAIKAIKLVDETDRILAILPYHHIFPLNINLLMTMYFGTLVVILDEMSSEALKKALKDYKITVIIGVPRVWEMLHKAIMGQINKSWAIKKLFKLCQKINSRALSRLVFKKVNNELGGSLRVMASGGAKLDPEIARDYLTLGLPLMEGYGLTETSPIISFNNPDRIKPGTVGELIPDIEVKIVEDGEVLVKGANVMKGYYNNPKATAEVIDADGWFHTGDLGKLENNYLSIIGRKKEMIVLSNGKNINPSDIESEIFKGTDLIKEIAVMEYNNHLMAVVYPDFDLIKHRKITNIKETLKWEIIDKYNITAPKYRKILEIKIVKDELPKTKLGKVRRFMLNDFLAGQAIEDENEDSSKHEVKKEIVIPQEFKAEYETLKDYMEKNYNVEVTPDAHLELDLGLDSLDIVEILSFIEMSFGIKITEEEFTDIKNVLDMAKFVKERGGEFSDNEVDWKTILSQDTNIELPKSAWVGKLIRFIFKPFFSIYFSLKKEGQDKILSEPTIYVGNHQSFLDALIFNQAISSAKMGDTYYLGTIVHFGTPLRKYLAERGNVLIIDINKNLKETLQVSAKVLKEGKNLVIFPEGARTRDGEIQDFKKTFAILSKELNIPVVPFGIKGAYEAMPYGQRIPSMSPITIKFFDKVMPEGLTVEEIVEKSKDEIELWLIK